A genome region from Salvelinus namaycush isolate Seneca unplaced genomic scaffold, SaNama_1.0 Scaffold1664, whole genome shotgun sequence includes the following:
- the LOC120037271 gene encoding GPI-anchor transamidase-like translates to MALASSQVGEDSLSHQPDLAIGVHLMDRYTFYLLEFLEDIHPASTANMNDLFKVCPKSQCVSTPGHRTDLFLRDPGNVLITDFFGSVRKVEITMETINLTAPMVHLAVER, encoded by the exons ATGGCCCTGGCCTCCAGTCAAGTTGGAGAAGATTCCCTGTCG CACCAGCCAGACCTGGCCATCGGGGTCCACCTGATGGACAGGTATACATTCTACCTGTTGGAGTTTCTAGAGGATATTCACCCTGCTAGCACCGCTAACATGAATGATCTG TTTAAGGTGTGTCCTAAGAGTCAGTGTGTGTCCACTCCGGGCCACCGTACAGACCTTTTCCTCCGGGACCCCGGTAACGTCCTCATCACCGACTTCTTTGGCAGTGTCCGCAAAGTAGAGATCACCATGGAAACCATCAACCTGACAGCTCCCATGGTGCATCTGGCTGTGGAAAGGTAA